Genomic DNA from Pigmentiphaga litoralis:
GCCCGCACATCCGCCGCCTGCCACAGACCCGCACCCGCACAAACGAAAGCGATGAACACGATCACGCCGAGCAGCACATGCGGCAGCGCCGGCAACCCATGTACGAGAGCCGCCCCCACCACGAATGCCCATGCCGCCCATCGTCCCATGACTGCCCCAACCCCGCCCTGAATCGCCGCGCCGACATGGCGCGAGACGACCCATGCTACCGACTGCCGGCAATCAACGGAGGCGCATCAGGACAGTTTTATCCCTGCCAATCTTGGCAGGACACGAAGGGCGTTGGCGCCGGTAACCTTGATCACGTCATCGACGGGAATGCCGCGCAAATCGGCAAGGGCCTGCGCCACACCTTGCACCTGTCCGGGGGTGTTGCGCCGGTCCGTGTCGGGCAACCACGCAGGGGGAATGTCAGGGGCGTCGGTCTCAAGCACGTAGTGCTCCAGATCGAACTCGCTGCACAGCCGGCGGATGTTGAGCGCCCGTGTCCAGGTCATCGCGCCGCCCACGCCCAGGGCAAAGCCCATGTCGATAAACGCACGCGCCTGTTGTTCGCTGCCATTGAAGGCGTGGCCGATGCCACCGCGAACCGGGATGCGTCTTAGGTATTTGAGGAGAATGTCTTGCGAACGCCGAACATGCAGCAGTACCGGCAGATCGAATTCCGCAGCCAGCTTCAGTTGCGCGGCGTAGAAGCGCTCCTGTTTGTCGCGCTCGGCGCCTTGCGAAATCTCCGGAATGAAGAAGTCCAGGCCGATCTCGCCAATGGCAACAAAACGCGGGTCGGGCAACGCCGCGACAATCGCGTCGCGCAGGGCATCCAGATCACTGTCCTGCGCGTGCCGCACAAAGATGGGATGGATGCCAAGCGCGTACGTGCCACCGTCAAATCGATGAGCCAGGTCGCGTACGGTGTCGAAGTTGGACCGGGCGATGGCCGGAATGACGATGGCGCGCACACCTCGCGCCGCGGCCTGCACAATGACGTCAGGCCGGTCGGCATCGAATTCCGATGCATCGAGATGGCAGTGGGTATCAATCAGCATAGCTGCCAGAATAAATCAGCGCGAGCAGACACGAGCTCTTATTACAGCGTGACCCGGCAGCAGGCGCTGTCCCCAAACGATCGTCGCGGCGGTCGCTCAGCGGCGCCGCCACCAAGCGCGTCACGCCGCTGCGATCTCGGCCGGCAGCAAGACGCCGTCCGCCATCTTCAGTTGCCGGTCGGCGCGCGCGGCCAGTTCCGAATCGTGGGTCACGATCACGAACGCCATGCCCAATTCCTGGTTCAGTCGACGCAGCAGCGCAAAGATATCCCGTGCCGTGTGCCGGTCCAGGTTGCCAGTGGGTTCATCGGCCAGCACGCACACGGGTCGTGTCACCAAGGCGCGTGCCAGGGCGACGCGCTGACGCTCGCCCCCCGACAACTGGCCAGGGTGATGCGTCGCACGCGCCGCCAGCCCGACCTGCTGCAGCATGTCGGCTGCCTGCTCGCGCGCGTCGGCGCGGCTCATGCGCCGGATGATGAGCGGCATGGCCACGTTGTCCAGCGCCGAGAACTCGGCCAGCAGATGATGGAACTGGTACACGAACCCCAGCTTTTCGTTTCGCACGACGCTGCGCTGTTTTTCGGAAAAGTTGGCGGCGGCCTGCCCGTCCACCGTCACGGTGCCGGACGTGGGCTGGTCCAGCAGCCCCAGCACATGCAGCAGGGTGCTTTTGCCCGAACCCGACGCGCCGATCAATGCCAGCATTTCAGACTGGTGCACGGCCAGGTCGACCCCGCCCAGCACCTGCACGCGATTTTCGCCTTCGGTATAGATCTTGGTCAGGCCTCGGCCTTCCAGGACCACCCGGCCGGGCGCCACCCGCGCCGGCGCGGTGCTTGCGACCACGCCATCCGGAACCACGTTGCCCGGAACCTGTTCAATCATGACGCAACACCTCCGCCGGCTGCAGCCGCGAGGCGCGCCAGCTGGGATACAACGTGGCCAGGAAAGACAGCACCAGCGACGTCACACCAATGGAAACGATGTCTGCCATCCGCGGATCGGACGGCAGTTCGGTAATCAGATAAATGTCCTTGGGCAAGAACTGCATGCCCAGCAGACGTTCGATGAACGGGACAATCACATCGATATTGAAGGCCACCAGCATGCCGCCAGCCACCCCCAGGATCGTGCCGATAACGCCGATCAGCGCGCCTTGCACCACGAACACGCGGGCAACTTCGCCCGGCGATGCGCCCAAAGTCCGCATGATCGCGATATCGGATTGTTTGTCGTTGACCGCCATGACCAGGGAAGACAGCAGATTGAACGCCGCCACCGCCACGATCAGGGTCAGGATCAGGAACATCATCCGCTTCTCGGTCTGCACGGCCGCAAACCACGTGCGGTTGTTCCTGGACCAGTCGCTGGCCACGATGCCCGCGGGCAATAACGACGCCAATTCGGAAGCCACCTGCGGGGCCTCCTGCATGTCCTTGATCCGCAAACGTACGCCGCCGGTACCGGTTTCCCGGAACAGCCGCGCGGCGTCATCCACGTTCACAAAGGCCAGGCTGGAGTCATATTCGTAATGGCCCGCTTCGAACACGCCCACGACCGTGAACTGGCGCATGCGCGGCGTAAAGCCCGCCGGGGTGACCGACCCCTGGGGGGCCAGCATCAACACCGGATCGCCCAGCCTGACATCAAGCGCGCTGGCCAGGGTCCGGCCCAGCACCACGCCAAAGCTGCCGGGTTGCAGGGCGTCCAGCGAACCCTGTTTCATGCTGCCGACCAGGTCGGATACGTTGCGCTCGGTGGCCGGGTCGACTCCGCGCACCTGCACGCCACGCAGCGTCTGGTCGCGTGCGATCATGGCCTGCGCCGATACGTAAGGCGCGCCCGCCAGCACTTCGGGATTCTTCTTGGCCAATTCGGTCAGCCCCCGCCAGTCGGCCAGGGCCGCCCCACGCTCGCCACCGTTCGAGAACAGTTCGATGTGCGGCAGCACCGACAGCATCCGGTCGCGCACTTCGGTCTGAAAGCCATTCATGACGGACAGCACGATGATCAGCGCCGCCACGCCCAGCGCGATGCCTGCCATCGAACTGCCGGCAATGAAGGAAATGAAGCGGTCGCGACGCCGCCCGCGGCCGGCGCGCGTGTAGCGCCAGCCGACCCAGAGTTCGTAGGGAATATTGAGCACGCGCGTATTATGTCAGATGCCCGTGGCGCGCTCATCCGCCGCCCGTGTCCAGTCGTCACAGACCTAGCCTGCGACCGCCTTACAATAGCGCCGTGCCTGCCTCCCCTTCCCTCGTCCTCGTCGTGCCCGGCGCGCTGCCGCCCGGCCCGATCGCCCCCGAACTCGCCAAACAACTGTCGGCCACGCCGTCGCCCGCCCCCACGCTGTTGAAGTGGCTGCGGACAGCGCCCGCGACAGTCAGCGAGCCGCCTGTTTTCGATCCCAAGGCCACGCCGTCCGAAGCCTGGTGGCTGCACCGCGCCGGATTCGAGCCGCCTGCGGGTCCGGGGGATGCACCCGACGCGCCGATGGCACCCCTCGGTGCCGGCCTGGCCGCTCTGCTCGCGCCCGACGCTCAGGGAGACGGCCCCCTCTGGGTCGCCGACCTGGCCCACATCCAGGTCGGACGTGACGGCCTGGTGCTGACCGATACCAACTCGCTGGACATCACCGCCGACGAATCACGGGCCTTGCTGGCCACGGTCCAGCCGCTCTTCGACGCCGATGGCTTTACGGTGACCTATCTGACCCCGCGCCGCTGGCAAGTCGGCTTGCCAGACGGTCTGACGCCTTATGCGGCCACGCCGTCGGCGGTCATGGGCGGTGACCTGAACGATTACTGGCCCAAGGGCCTGCCCGCGCGGCCGTGGCGCCGCCTGGCCAATGACGTGCAGATGAGCTGGCACGAGCATCCTGTCAATGAGGCCCGCGCGGAACGGGGCGAACCCGCCGTGAACGGACTATGGCTGCACGGGGGCGCTCCGGCCTGGACGCCCACCTGGCGCGGCACGCCGCCGCGTCACCTGATCGGCGATGCGCCCTGGCTGCAGGGACTGGCCGAACGGGCCAAGCTCGCCTGGAGCGGCAGCAGCACCCCCGCGTCGCAGATCAAGACGGACGCAGCCATTCTG
This window encodes:
- the lolD gene encoding lipoprotein-releasing ABC transporter ATP-binding protein LolD, whose protein sequence is MIEQVPGNVVPDGVVASTAPARVAPGRVVLEGRGLTKIYTEGENRVQVLGGVDLAVHQSEMLALIGASGSGKSTLLHVLGLLDQPTSGTVTVDGQAAANFSEKQRSVVRNEKLGFVYQFHHLLAEFSALDNVAMPLIIRRMSRADAREQAADMLQQVGLAARATHHPGQLSGGERQRVALARALVTRPVCVLADEPTGNLDRHTARDIFALLRRLNQELGMAFVIVTHDSELAARADRQLKMADGVLLPAEIAAA
- a CDS encoding lipoprotein-releasing ABC transporter permease subunit — protein: MLNIPYELWVGWRYTRAGRGRRRDRFISFIAGSSMAGIALGVAALIIVLSVMNGFQTEVRDRMLSVLPHIELFSNGGERGAALADWRGLTELAKKNPEVLAGAPYVSAQAMIARDQTLRGVQVRGVDPATERNVSDLVGSMKQGSLDALQPGSFGVVLGRTLASALDVRLGDPVLMLAPQGSVTPAGFTPRMRQFTVVGVFEAGHYEYDSSLAFVNVDDAARLFRETGTGGVRLRIKDMQEAPQVASELASLLPAGIVASDWSRNNRTWFAAVQTEKRMMFLILTLIVAVAAFNLLSSLVMAVNDKQSDIAIMRTLGASPGEVARVFVVQGALIGVIGTILGVAGGMLVAFNIDVIVPFIERLLGMQFLPKDIYLITELPSDPRMADIVSIGVTSLVLSFLATLYPSWRASRLQPAEVLRHD
- a CDS encoding TatD family hydrolase, coding for MLIDTHCHLDASEFDADRPDVIVQAAARGVRAIVIPAIARSNFDTVRDLAHRFDGGTYALGIHPIFVRHAQDSDLDALRDAIVAALPDPRFVAIGEIGLDFFIPEISQGAERDKQERFYAAQLKLAAEFDLPVLLHVRRSQDILLKYLRRIPVRGGIGHAFNGSEQQARAFIDMGFALGVGGAMTWTRALNIRRLCSEFDLEHYVLETDAPDIPPAWLPDTDRRNTPGQVQGVAQALADLRGIPVDDVIKVTGANALRVLPRLAGIKLS